The DNA window TTGCCTACCCACAGAGTTTCAGAAAAAGTGAAACACATAATAATGTATGAATCTTTCATACCTGAAACCTGCTGTTACATATGCATCACTATTATTAACGTCAATATTTCAACCACTCTGAAAAAAAATTGAACAGGTATTCTACAGATATAGAAATTATATTGAAGACTTCTTAATACGTATATATTATCACCACCACCAGAACATTCTCAAGCTACATGTCGTTAAACTCAAACATTTCCTCAGGTTGAAAAACCAACTCCACGACTTTCCCCTGTCAGTCACTGTGTTGTGATCCGACTCCGTACGAATACAAgctgaattaaaatgtgatcataATCACAACAGCTGAATCTATAAATCTCCGTGGATTTACTTTCCCCTGAATTAGATGAATGCAAATAGATTCAGATTGTGTGTGGATGATATCTGGTGGATTTATTTCTGAGACTCTTACAGCCTGGACAGAAACCTGTCGACTTACTGGTTCTCCATCCTGTGTCTGAGCTTCTCCAGATGCCAGATGCTGCTCTTCTGGTGGACGGACTTGATTGGAATCTCCACCGCCTTCATGTGATACTGGATTGACATGTTGCCGTTGAGTGAAGTACAGATGTTTTGCGTAGAAGTTGAAGAAGATTTGTTGTTCATCAGGTTCCAGATCTTCTACGAGCAGCTGCTGGAagatctcctcagatttggccTTGGTGTTCTCTGACCTTTCGTAAATACCTGCGAGCTCTATTCTCTTCATAAATGAGGAATCAGGATAAAGAGAAATCAACTCCTCATTGGCACGGATCCCTTTCTCTATCAGGCTCGGACTTGGGCGACTGTCCTTCTCCCAGATCTTCCATTTGTAGCTGAGTGCGACACATCTATTCAGATAACGTTTGTCCGGATGTAGCTTCAGAGCCTCTTCTGCCAAAGCCACAGCCTCGTCCATGGAGGTGAAGGTTCTGTAAAACCACAGCAAAGGTTTGATTCCACTGTTGCTGCTGACAGGGTTTCTCAGAATCTTTGTGGCTAACTCTCGTGCTCCACTTTGGTCTGGTTGTCCTTTCTTAGCGAGTTGCAGGAGGTAAATGGCAGCGAGGTACAGGTTCTCTGGATCCTGTTCCTTGGCTTTTCTCAGCTTCTCCATGATGTCTTCCTCAAcccctgtttctctgtgttcgGACATGTAAGCTAACAATAACACGTGGCTGGTCTGCCACTCCACCACCTCCGGCTGCATCCGGATGGCTCTCTGGAAGTAATCATCTGCCAGAAGCTTCTGTTCTGCGCTGAACTTCATCAGAGTCCAGGCTTTTTCAGCGCAGATCTCCGGGTGCAGCTCGTCCTGCGATGGATCCTCAGTCATCAGGACGTCGATCTTTGACAGACAAGCCCGACTCTCTGCTTGTTGtccctgatgatggtgcagCCAGGCCTGGTTCCCGTAGGTCACCACCAGCCAGGgaccctcctctgctcctctcatctGCCTGAAGGCCTCCTCGGCTCTGCTGAAGAAACTCCTGGCTTCTTCAATGGACCCCAGCTGGAAGTGGACGTACCCCTGAAGGTTGTAGATGTGTCCCAGCCACTTGCGTCCGTCCTCTGTGCCGATGTCCTGCAGCATGTCCTTGATTCTCAAAAGTTTGTTCCTGCTGGGCTCCAGATCCCAGGTGAAGTGGCACTGCAGCGCCCCCAGCTGGCCCTCCAGGGGTATTTCACTCTGAGCAGCACTGATGGAGATTAattataaacattaaaacacatcatcagtggGTTGATATAAAATGTTCTGACAAAAGGATTCAACAACAGCAAAATAACAATGACTAAAGATCCTGATTTACTTCAATTATAATTATCTTAACGAATTGTCTTTTAAACTATTTCAtatctcatttgtttttagTGCTGCCTTGTGTGACTTCTGTAATCTTGCTTTTGAAAAGTTGtctataaataataaagataaatatcagaccCTGGGCTGATGTCAGTATTAGGGACtattacatttataatataaaattatCATTTACAGCCAAagtatacatttaaaaatgattcctaagatgatGTTATCCAACCATTTTGACAAAGTTTAACCTTCAACTTTATTATAAAgaattataaataaaaggaaaacacaaatgcaaccgAATGGGAAGAACTTTCAAATCCTTTCTGCACCGTTTATCGtgagaaataaaagttttcatatcaacaTAATCACAGACACAGATATGTCTGTGAATGTCAGTGCTGCTTTAATTCACATTATTCTTATTAATAAGGTCCATACACAAGATGATGTGATGAAACAAACACTGTCACTGATTTAAAGGATCATTAATGTTCATGAAGAATCATGAATGAAATGAACTCACCTCATCTCGTCTGTGTAAACGTCTGACTGCGGAGCAGCGTTATAAGGAGCTGACGAGGCGACGCGATACAAATTGAGGCGAACTGTCACCTTCACTTTCACAGACAGTT is part of the Limanda limanda chromosome 9, fLimLim1.1, whole genome shotgun sequence genome and encodes:
- the LOC133010478 gene encoding LOW QUALITY PROTEIN: interferon-induced protein with tetratricopeptide repeats 1-like (The sequence of the model RefSeq protein was modified relative to this genomic sequence to represent the inferred CDS: inserted 2 bases in 1 codon; substituted 1 base at 1 genomic stop codon) yields the protein MSAAQSEIPLEGQLGALQCHFTWDLEPSRNKLLRIKDMLQDIGTEDGRKWLGHIYNLQGYVHFQLGSIEEARSFFSRAEEAFRQMRGAEEGPWLVVTYGNQAWLHHHQGQQAESRACLSKIDVLMTEDPSQDELHPEICAEKAWTLMKFSAEQKLLADDYFQRAIRMQPEVVEWQTSHVLLLAYMSEHRETGVEEDIMEKLRKAKEQDPENLYLAAIYLLQLAKKGQPDQSGARELATKILRNPVSSNSGIKPLLWFYRTFTSMDEAVALAEEALKLHPDKRYLNRCVALSYKWKIWEKDSRPSPSLIEKGIRANEELISLYPDSSFMKRIELAGIYERSENTKAKSEEIFQQLLVEDLEPDEQQIFFNFYAKHLYFTQRQXMSIQYHMKAVEIPIKSVHQKSSIWHLEKLRHRMENQXVDRFLSRL